The proteins below come from a single Jaculus jaculus isolate mJacJac1 chromosome 12, mJacJac1.mat.Y.cur, whole genome shotgun sequence genomic window:
- the LOC123453557 gene encoding arabinogalactan protein 1-like yields MVGAAAAAAAAAAARPGPAQPASAPGGLGAQRGRRRISKPAAAGPARPGLSAGSPRAACSAAASERTRHPAPGHPATRPPRAHGRGLGSLPPPRPPSPTAAVSAGPLAAAAALPWAPAAAAANESPGAARTPGAGRGGAE; encoded by the coding sequence ATGGtcggagcggcagcggcggcggcggcggcggcggcggcgcggcccGGCCCAGCCCAGCCCGCTAGCGCTCCCGGAGGGCTCGGGGCTCAGCGCGGCCGCCGCCGCATCTCTAAGCCGGCCGCCGcaggcccggcccggcccggccttTCCGCGGGATCCCCGCGCGCCGCCTGCTCCGCCGCGGCCTCAGAGCGCACGCGCCACCCCGCGCCCGGCCACCCCGCCACCCGGCCGCCCCGGGCCCATGGACGCGGCCTCGGCTCGCTGCCTCCGCCGCGACCGCCTTCCCCAACAGCGGCGGTCTCCGCCGGGCCGCTCGCTGCCGCAGCCGCGCTGCCCTGGGCGCCCGCGGCCGCTGCTGCGAATGAGAGCCCGGGAGCCGCGCGCActcccggggcggggcggggcggggcggagtGA